In Tsuneonella amylolytica, one genomic interval encodes:
- the purF gene encoding amidophosphoribosyltransferase gives MITHHPFHADNGDKLREECGVFGAIRTGDASAVTALGLHALQHRGQEAAGITSFDGQEFYSRRGTGHVAENFSSPEAIAELPGIMAAGHVRYSTTGGSGLRNVQPLYADLAAGGFAVAHNGNISNAQVLRDELVRKGAIFQSTSDTEVIIHLVATSRYPTTIDRLIDALRLVEGAYSLIVMTPEGMIACRDPLGIRPLQMGRLGDATVFASETVAFDVVGADFVRQVEPGEIVRVDFDGNVDSLHPFGNRHPRPCIFEHVYFSRPDSIFDGRSIYEARKAIGAQLAMESAIDADLVVPVPDSGVPAAIGYAQQSGVPFELGIIRSHYVGRTFIQPGDGQRHSSVKRKHNANRGLVEGKRIVLIDDSIVRGTTSMKIVEMMRDAGATEVHFRVASPPTAHSCFYGVDTPERSKLLAARMDVEPMRDFIKADSLAFISIDGLYRAVGEQPRNNARPQFCDACFTGDYPTSLTDLAAREKGDDQLSFPVHKVA, from the coding sequence ATGATCACGCACCATCCGTTTCACGCCGACAACGGCGACAAGCTCCGCGAGGAGTGCGGCGTCTTCGGCGCAATCCGCACCGGCGATGCCAGCGCAGTGACCGCGCTCGGCCTCCACGCGCTGCAGCACCGCGGGCAGGAAGCCGCCGGCATTACCAGTTTCGACGGACAGGAATTCTACTCCCGCCGCGGCACCGGGCACGTGGCGGAGAACTTCTCCTCGCCCGAGGCGATTGCCGAGCTGCCGGGCATCATGGCCGCCGGGCACGTCCGCTATTCCACCACGGGCGGCTCCGGCCTGCGCAACGTACAGCCGCTCTACGCCGATCTTGCCGCCGGCGGCTTCGCGGTGGCGCACAACGGCAATATCTCGAACGCGCAGGTCCTGCGCGATGAACTCGTCCGTAAGGGCGCGATCTTCCAGTCGACCAGCGACACCGAGGTCATCATCCACCTCGTCGCCACCAGCCGTTACCCCACCACCATCGACCGATTGATCGACGCGTTGCGGTTGGTGGAAGGCGCCTACTCGCTGATCGTCATGACGCCGGAAGGCATGATCGCCTGCCGCGATCCGCTCGGCATCCGCCCGCTCCAGATGGGCCGCTTGGGCGATGCGACCGTGTTCGCGAGCGAGACGGTGGCGTTCGACGTGGTCGGCGCCGATTTCGTGCGCCAGGTCGAACCCGGCGAGATTGTTCGCGTGGATTTCGACGGCAACGTCGATTCGCTGCATCCCTTCGGCAATCGCCACCCGCGGCCGTGCATTTTCGAGCACGTCTATTTCAGCCGGCCCGATTCGATTTTCGACGGCCGTTCCATCTACGAAGCGCGCAAGGCAATCGGCGCGCAGCTGGCGATGGAAAGTGCGATCGACGCGGACCTCGTCGTGCCCGTGCCCGACAGCGGGGTACCCGCAGCCATCGGCTACGCGCAGCAATCGGGCGTGCCGTTCGAACTCGGCATCATCCGCTCGCACTACGTCGGGCGCACCTTTATCCAGCCCGGTGATGGCCAGCGGCATTCGAGCGTCAAGCGCAAGCACAACGCTAACCGCGGCCTCGTCGAGGGTAAGCGCATCGTCCTCATCGACGATTCGATCGTGCGCGGGACGACGTCGATGAAGATCGTCGAGATGATGCGCGACGCGGGCGCGACCGAGGTGCACTTCCGCGTCGCCAGCCCGCCGACCGCGCATTCGTGCTTCTACGGCGTCGACACACCCGAACGATCCAAGCTGCTGGCCGCACGGATGGATGTCGAGCCGATGCGCGACTTCATCAAGGCCGACAGCCTCGCGTTCATCTCGATCGACGGCCTCTATCGCGCCGTCGGTGAGCAGCCGCGCAACAATGCCCGGCCGCAATTCTGCGACGCCTGCTTCACCGGCGATTATCCGACCTCGCTCACCGACCTCGCCGCGCGCGAGAAGGGCGACGACCAGCTCAGTTTCCCCGTACACAAGGTTGCCTGA